One genomic segment of Falco peregrinus isolate bFalPer1 chromosome 7, bFalPer1.pri, whole genome shotgun sequence includes these proteins:
- the LOC101910995 gene encoding glutathione S-transferase-like isoform X3: protein MVEIDGMKMAQSRAIGNYIAAKYNLYGKDLKERALIDMYVEAIIDLNELLMTHPFQPADKKEQHFATIVDKATNRYFPVYEKVLKDHGQDFLVGNRFSRADVQLLETILMAEECKPDILAKFPLLQSFKARISNIPTIKKFLQPGSQRKPPLQEKDVPKLMKIFH, encoded by the exons ATGGTGGAGATCGATGGAATGAAGatggcacagagcagagccaTTGGCAACTACATAGCAGCGAAGTACAACCTCTATGGGAAGGACCTGAAGGAGAGAGCCCT AATTGATATGTATGTGGAAGCAATAATAGATCTGAACGAGTTGCTCATGACCCATCCTTTCCAACCGGCAGATAAAAAGGAGCAACATTTTGCTACTATTGTGGACAAGGCCACAAACAGATACTTCCCGGTCTATGAGAAG GTTTTGAAAGACCATGGACAAGACTTTCTTGTTGGCAACCGGTTTAGCAGGGCAGATGTGCAATTACTTGAAACCATTTTAATGGCAGAAGAGTGCAAGCCTGATATACTTGCCAAATTTCCTCTCTTGCAG agTTTTAAAGCAAGAATAAGCAATATCCCCACAATAAAGAAATTCCTCCAGCCTGGCAGCCAGAGGAAACCACCGCTACAAGAAAAAGACGTACCAAAACTGATGAAAATTTTCCACTGA
- the LOC101910816 gene encoding glutathione S-transferase 3-like isoform X1, producing the protein MSGKPRLTYLNGRGRMETIRWLLAAAGVEFEENFLETREQYEKLIKDGVLMFQQVPLVEIDGMKMVQTRAILSYVAGKYNLYGKDLKERALIDMYVEGITDLMQMILMFPFSPPEAKEKSLHSIKDRATNRYFPVFEKVLKQHGQDFLVGNKFSWADVQLIEAILAVEEKIPAVLSGFPQLQAFKIRMSNMPTIKKFLQPGSPRKPPPDESYVETVLKIFKK; encoded by the exons ATGTCAGGGAAGCCTAGGCTTACCTACCTTAATGGAAGGGGGCGAATGGAGACCATACgatggctgctggcagcagctggtgtGGAG TTTGAGGAAAATTTTTTGGAAACAAGAGAACAGTATGAAAAGTTAATCAAAG ATGGAGTCCTGATGTTCCAGCAAGTGCCCCTGGTTGAGATCGATGGAATGAAGATGGTGCAGACCAGAGCCATCCTCAGCTATGTAGCAGGGAAATACAATCTCTATGGGAAAGACTTGAAGGAGAGAGCCCT GATCGACATGTATGTGGAAGGAATAACAGATCTGATGCAAATGATTTTgatgtttcctttctctccacCTGAGGCAAAGGAGAAAAGTCTTCACTCAATTAAGGACAGGGCAACTAACAGGTACTTTCCAGTCTTTGAAAAG GTTTTAAAACAACATGGCCAAGACTTTCTCGTGGGCAACAAATTCAGCTGGGCAGATGTTCAGCTAATTGAAGCCATTTTAGCAGTGGAGGAGAAAATACCTGCTGTGCTGTCGGGGTTTCCTCAGTTGCAG gcttttaaaataagaatgagCAATATGCCTACAATTAAGAAgttcctgcagcctggcagcccaAGGAAACCCCCACCAGATGAATCTTATGTTGAAACTGTGTTgaagatttttaagaaatga
- the LOC101910995 gene encoding glutathione S-transferase-like isoform X1, with product MSGKPKLHYFNGRGRMESIRWLLAAAGVEFEECFLETKDDLIKLQKDGSLLFQQVPMVEIDGMKMAQSRAIGNYIAAKYNLYGKDLKERALIDMYVEAIIDLNELLMTHPFQPADKKEQHFATIVDKATNRYFPVYEKVLKDHGQDFLVGNRFSRADVQLLETILMAEECKPDILAKFPLLQSFKARISNIPTIKKFLQPGSQRKPPLQEKDVPKLMKIFH from the exons ATGTCTGGGAAGCCCAAGCTGCACTACTTCAATGGACGAGGCCGAATGGAATCAATACGGTGGCTACTAGCAGCAGCTGGGGTTGAG TTTGAAGAGTGTTTTCTGGAAACAAAGGATGATCTGATAAAGTTACAGAAGG ACGGATCCCTGCTGTTTCAGCAAGTGCCAATGGTGGAGATCGATGGAATGAAGatggcacagagcagagccaTTGGCAACTACATAGCAGCGAAGTACAACCTCTATGGGAAGGACCTGAAGGAGAGAGCCCT AATTGATATGTATGTGGAAGCAATAATAGATCTGAACGAGTTGCTCATGACCCATCCTTTCCAACCGGCAGATAAAAAGGAGCAACATTTTGCTACTATTGTGGACAAGGCCACAAACAGATACTTCCCGGTCTATGAGAAG GTTTTGAAAGACCATGGACAAGACTTTCTTGTTGGCAACCGGTTTAGCAGGGCAGATGTGCAATTACTTGAAACCATTTTAATGGCAGAAGAGTGCAAGCCTGATATACTTGCCAAATTTCCTCTCTTGCAG agTTTTAAAGCAAGAATAAGCAATATCCCCACAATAAAGAAATTCCTCCAGCCTGGCAGCCAGAGGAAACCACCGCTACAAGAAAAAGACGTACCAAAACTGATGAAAATTTTCCACTGA
- the LOC101910816 gene encoding glutathione S-transferase-like isoform X2 — MFQQVPLVEIDGMKMVQTRAILSYVAGKYNLYGKDLKERALIDMYVEGITDLMQMILMFPFSPPEAKEKSLHSIKDRATNRYFPVFEKVLKQHGQDFLVGNKFSWADVQLIEAILAVEEKIPAVLSGFPQLQAFKIRMSNMPTIKKFLQPGSPRKPPPDESYVETVLKIFKK; from the exons ATGTTCCAGCAAGTGCCCCTGGTTGAGATCGATGGAATGAAGATGGTGCAGACCAGAGCCATCCTCAGCTATGTAGCAGGGAAATACAATCTCTATGGGAAAGACTTGAAGGAGAGAGCCCT GATCGACATGTATGTGGAAGGAATAACAGATCTGATGCAAATGATTTTgatgtttcctttctctccacCTGAGGCAAAGGAGAAAAGTCTTCACTCAATTAAGGACAGGGCAACTAACAGGTACTTTCCAGTCTTTGAAAAG GTTTTAAAACAACATGGCCAAGACTTTCTCGTGGGCAACAAATTCAGCTGGGCAGATGTTCAGCTAATTGAAGCCATTTTAGCAGTGGAGGAGAAAATACCTGCTGTGCTGTCGGGGTTTCCTCAGTTGCAG gcttttaaaataagaatgagCAATATGCCTACAATTAAGAAgttcctgcagcctggcagcccaAGGAAACCCCCACCAGATGAATCTTATGTTGAAACTGTGTTgaagatttttaagaaatga
- the LOC101910995 gene encoding glutathione S-transferase-like isoform X2, whose translation MSGKPKLHYFNGRGRMESIRWLLAAAGVEFEECFLETKDDLIKLQKDGSLLFQQVPMVEIDGMKMAQSRAIGNYIAAKYNLYGKDLKERALIDMYVEAIIDLNELLMTHPFQPADKKEQHFATIVDKATNRYFPVYEKSFKARISNIPTIKKFLQPGSQRKPPLQEKDVPKLMKIFH comes from the exons ATGTCTGGGAAGCCCAAGCTGCACTACTTCAATGGACGAGGCCGAATGGAATCAATACGGTGGCTACTAGCAGCAGCTGGGGTTGAG TTTGAAGAGTGTTTTCTGGAAACAAAGGATGATCTGATAAAGTTACAGAAGG ACGGATCCCTGCTGTTTCAGCAAGTGCCAATGGTGGAGATCGATGGAATGAAGatggcacagagcagagccaTTGGCAACTACATAGCAGCGAAGTACAACCTCTATGGGAAGGACCTGAAGGAGAGAGCCCT AATTGATATGTATGTGGAAGCAATAATAGATCTGAACGAGTTGCTCATGACCCATCCTTTCCAACCGGCAGATAAAAAGGAGCAACATTTTGCTACTATTGTGGACAAGGCCACAAACAGATACTTCCCGGTCTATGAGAAG agTTTTAAAGCAAGAATAAGCAATATCCCCACAATAAAGAAATTCCTCCAGCCTGGCAGCCAGAGGAAACCACCGCTACAAGAAAAAGACGTACCAAAACTGATGAAAATTTTCCACTGA